One segment of Anaeromyxobacter diazotrophicus DNA contains the following:
- a CDS encoding McrB family protein, whose product MSSRTAFDDLYELMALGRAAEAEKDEVKHRIEAAFKERCHASDWDKFKTRAFVSRDLKDAAYSGLIIAENDDSGAYQGTSFVWFPGEGGSVAVLVIGTGGFGPDAHILARQGHRRRLRALQRIHGSLWVKPDLLDLGSAVPDAAAREWPTIDKALQTYNKVIYAAVPVRGDAARSTVRDLLDLFVHEHGVRFKGAAKEEWDERKREMLARLFPRHSEDEVDALLAERRFVVLQGPPGTGKTRFALRVARRHGEPTFIQFHPARTYEDFVVGLAPRPAPGGLTFEVRPGDLVRANAAARGKEHVLVIDELNRGDLARVLGEAITLFEPGEPDRAVELPHGIGPSGERRLQLEPGLRVLGTLNTADRSIAHVDLAIRRRFAFLDLWPDLEVVRAQGDELATELFADTLDTFSEHADEAGLALVPGHAYFLDPRPDAPTPLRASRIRLRLRHELLPLLRTYVDERLLGPASSEVAGLADRVEAALDGALA is encoded by the coding sequence ATGTCCTCCCGCACCGCGTTCGATGATCTGTACGAGCTGATGGCGCTCGGCCGCGCCGCTGAGGCGGAGAAGGACGAGGTGAAGCATCGCATCGAGGCCGCCTTCAAGGAGCGCTGCCACGCGAGCGACTGGGACAAGTTCAAGACCCGGGCGTTCGTCTCGCGCGATCTGAAGGACGCGGCCTACTCCGGACTCATCATCGCGGAGAACGACGACTCCGGCGCTTACCAGGGCACCTCCTTCGTCTGGTTCCCCGGTGAAGGCGGCTCGGTCGCGGTGCTGGTCATCGGCACGGGCGGGTTCGGGCCGGATGCGCACATCCTGGCGCGGCAGGGACATCGCCGCCGGCTGCGCGCGTTGCAGCGGATCCACGGCAGCCTCTGGGTGAAGCCCGATCTACTCGACCTCGGCTCGGCGGTGCCCGACGCGGCCGCGCGCGAGTGGCCCACCATCGACAAGGCCCTGCAGACGTACAACAAGGTGATCTACGCCGCCGTCCCGGTCAGAGGAGACGCCGCGCGCTCGACGGTCCGCGACCTGCTCGACCTGTTCGTGCACGAGCACGGGGTCCGGTTCAAGGGGGCCGCCAAGGAGGAGTGGGACGAGCGCAAGCGCGAGATGCTGGCGCGCCTCTTCCCGCGGCACTCGGAGGACGAGGTCGACGCGCTCCTCGCCGAGCGGCGGTTCGTGGTGCTGCAAGGCCCCCCGGGCACCGGCAAGACGCGCTTCGCGCTGCGCGTCGCGCGACGGCATGGTGAGCCCACCTTCATTCAGTTTCACCCCGCCCGTACCTACGAGGACTTCGTCGTCGGGCTGGCGCCGCGGCCGGCGCCGGGAGGCCTCACCTTCGAGGTGCGCCCGGGCGACCTCGTTCGCGCCAACGCCGCCGCCCGCGGGAAGGAGCACGTCCTCGTCATCGACGAGCTCAACCGCGGCGACCTCGCGCGGGTGCTCGGGGAGGCGATCACGCTCTTCGAGCCGGGCGAGCCCGACCGCGCTGTCGAGCTGCCACACGGGATCGGGCCGTCAGGGGAGCGTCGCCTTCAGCTCGAGCCCGGCCTGAGGGTGCTCGGCACGCTCAACACCGCGGACCGGTCCATCGCCCACGTCGACCTCGCCATCCGCCGGCGGTTCGCGTTCCTCGATCTCTGGCCCGACCTGGAGGTCGTGCGGGCGCAAGGCGACGAGCTCGCGACCGAGTTGTTCGCCGACACGCTCGACACCTTCAGCGAGCACGCCGACGAGGCTGGCCTCGCGCTCGTCCCCGGCCACGCCTATTTCCTCGATCCGCGGCCGGACGCGCCCACGCCCCTGCGCGCCTCCCGCATCCGCCTGCGCCTCAGGCACGAGCTGCTGCCGCTGCTGCGCACCTACGTCGACGAGCGGCTCCTCGGCCCCGCCAGCAGCGAGGTCGCGGGCCTGGCCGACCGGGTCGAGGCTGCCCTGGACGGCGCGCTGGCATGA
- the dnaE gene encoding DNA polymerase III subunit alpha produces MADFTHLHLHTLYSLLDGAIRIKDLLASVKAKGMNAVAVTDHGNLFGAVDFYKQAKAAGVKPILGFEAYVAGDKGRQDRSERIGRHLILLAKNQEGWRNLRYLSSMAFTEGFYYDPRIDKQLLREHSKGLVGLTACLAGEVPRLCRQGDMDGARRVAREYRDIFEPGSFFLEVQSNGMREQLEVNARLQELSESEGIPLAATADAHYAKREDAKAHEVLMCIASGKTFSDPKRLRHETDGLYITSPDDMVAALPGMGEAIANTMRIAEMCNVELELGKNYLPQFQLPDGLSEEEYVAKLARQGLDRRFREIDGRYVFDADGYRARLEMELGVIQKMGFAGYFLIVQDFINWAKGHQIPVGPGRGSGAGSIVAWALRITDLDPLRWNLLFERFLNPERVSMPDFDVDFCQNRRDEVIQYVTGKYGRDNVGQIITFGSLKARSVIRDVVRVMGLPFAEGDRIAKLVPEPVQGKTPPLKDLVFGSEKYPAEPRLADLYEHPKVVHAFVDAEGKQQQVTEKDILDISISLEGLNRQSGLHAAGVVIAGKPLWEYVPVTKDADSGQLVSQFAKDDSEAAGLVKFDFLGLKTLTVIDDAIRLIRQNHPDRKDLTADQIPIDDPAVYELISRGDTAGVFQMESSGFTEMVMKMKPSRFEDVIAAGALYRPGPLDQKLEDGRTMVDVYIDRKHGKDKVAYPHPKLEPVLEDTYGVIVYQEQVMQISQVLAGYSLGRADLLRRAMGKKKAEVMAKERTGFMEGCARSQIDPTVAGGIFDLMEKFAAYGFNKSHSAAYGLLTVQTAWLKAHHPVEFMAALISSEASNTDKVVVHISEARQSGIEVLQPDVNESQAAFSALPAAPGAKHKGQIRFGLGAVKGVGESAVEAILKARAEGGPFKGLFDLASRVDIRRINKKVVEALVKCGALDFEGVPRWQLFHGIEAAFAAGSSAQADRLSGQKSLFGALTAAVEVKPRYPLPGDLVGEARVEEWPERVRLAFEKEALGFYLTGHPLQGSEKEARRYASCTCAQVAAKRQDDKVTVVGVVASLREKQNKEKGTRFGFLTLEDLTGTTEVICWGSRPAQGNRPAQKGWADWEEIVKRDEPIIVHGQVRMNSRDEENPRAEITALEIELLSTVRTQKTKEVSLRIDADALTPERATELKALLGRHGGGCAVTVRAVVPRETETTIRVPQRIRPSDELLEAARRLGFEVELH; encoded by the coding sequence TTGGCCGACTTCACCCACCTCCACCTGCACACGCTCTACTCGCTCCTCGACGGCGCGATCCGCATCAAGGACCTGCTCGCCAGCGTGAAGGCGAAGGGCATGAACGCGGTGGCGGTCACCGACCACGGCAACCTCTTCGGCGCGGTCGACTTCTACAAGCAGGCGAAGGCGGCCGGGGTGAAGCCGATCCTGGGGTTCGAGGCCTACGTCGCGGGCGACAAGGGGCGGCAGGACCGCTCGGAGCGCATCGGCCGGCACCTCATCCTGCTCGCGAAGAACCAGGAGGGGTGGCGCAACCTCCGCTACCTCTCGTCGATGGCCTTCACCGAGGGCTTCTACTACGACCCGCGCATCGACAAGCAGCTCCTGCGCGAGCACTCGAAGGGGCTCGTCGGCCTCACCGCCTGCCTGGCGGGCGAGGTGCCGCGGCTCTGCCGCCAGGGCGACATGGACGGCGCCCGCCGGGTCGCGCGCGAGTACCGCGACATCTTCGAGCCGGGCTCCTTCTTCCTCGAGGTGCAGTCGAACGGAATGCGGGAGCAGCTCGAGGTGAACGCGCGGCTGCAGGAGCTCTCCGAGTCCGAGGGCATCCCGCTCGCCGCCACCGCCGACGCGCACTACGCGAAGCGCGAGGATGCCAAGGCGCACGAGGTCCTCATGTGCATCGCGTCGGGGAAGACCTTCTCCGACCCGAAGCGGCTGCGGCACGAGACGGACGGCCTCTACATCACCTCGCCCGACGACATGGTGGCGGCGCTGCCGGGGATGGGCGAGGCCATCGCCAACACCATGCGCATCGCCGAGATGTGCAACGTCGAGCTCGAGCTGGGCAAGAACTACCTGCCGCAGTTCCAGCTCCCCGACGGCCTCTCCGAGGAGGAGTACGTCGCCAAGCTGGCGCGCCAGGGGCTCGACCGCCGCTTCCGCGAGATCGATGGACGGTACGTCTTCGACGCCGACGGCTACCGCGCCCGGCTGGAGATGGAGCTCGGCGTCATCCAGAAGATGGGGTTCGCGGGCTACTTCCTCATCGTGCAGGACTTCATCAACTGGGCGAAGGGGCACCAGATCCCGGTCGGCCCGGGCCGCGGCTCGGGCGCCGGCTCCATCGTCGCCTGGGCGCTGCGCATCACCGACCTCGACCCGCTGCGCTGGAACCTCCTCTTCGAGCGCTTCCTCAACCCCGAGCGCGTCTCGATGCCGGACTTCGACGTCGACTTCTGCCAGAACCGGCGCGACGAGGTCATCCAGTACGTCACCGGCAAGTACGGGCGGGACAACGTCGGGCAGATCATCACCTTCGGCTCGCTCAAGGCGCGCTCGGTCATCCGCGACGTGGTGCGGGTCATGGGCCTGCCCTTCGCCGAGGGCGACCGGATCGCGAAGCTCGTCCCCGAGCCGGTGCAGGGCAAGACGCCGCCGCTCAAGGACCTGGTCTTCGGCTCCGAGAAGTACCCGGCGGAGCCGCGGCTGGCCGACCTCTACGAGCACCCGAAGGTCGTCCACGCCTTCGTGGACGCCGAGGGGAAGCAGCAGCAGGTCACCGAGAAGGACATCCTCGACATCTCGATCTCGCTGGAGGGCCTCAACCGCCAGTCCGGGCTGCACGCGGCCGGCGTGGTCATCGCCGGCAAGCCGCTCTGGGAGTACGTGCCGGTCACCAAGGACGCCGACTCCGGCCAGCTGGTGAGCCAGTTCGCCAAGGACGACTCCGAGGCGGCGGGCCTGGTGAAGTTCGACTTCCTCGGCCTCAAGACCCTCACCGTCATCGACGACGCCATCCGGCTCATCCGGCAGAACCACCCCGACCGGAAGGACCTCACCGCCGACCAGATCCCCATCGACGACCCGGCCGTCTACGAGCTCATCAGCCGCGGCGACACGGCGGGCGTCTTCCAGATGGAGTCCTCCGGCTTCACCGAGATGGTGATGAAGATGAAGCCCTCGCGGTTCGAGGACGTCATCGCCGCCGGCGCGCTCTACCGGCCGGGCCCGCTCGACCAGAAGCTCGAGGACGGGCGGACGATGGTCGACGTCTACATCGACCGCAAGCACGGCAAGGACAAGGTCGCCTACCCGCACCCGAAGCTCGAGCCGGTCCTGGAGGACACCTACGGCGTCATCGTCTACCAGGAGCAGGTGATGCAGATCTCGCAGGTCCTGGCCGGCTACAGCCTGGGCCGCGCCGACCTGCTCCGCCGGGCGATGGGCAAGAAGAAGGCCGAGGTCATGGCCAAGGAGCGCACCGGCTTCATGGAGGGGTGCGCGCGGAGCCAGATCGACCCGACGGTCGCGGGCGGCATCTTCGACCTCATGGAGAAGTTCGCCGCCTACGGCTTCAACAAGTCGCACTCGGCGGCGTACGGCCTCCTCACCGTCCAGACCGCCTGGCTCAAGGCGCACCACCCGGTGGAGTTCATGGCCGCGCTCATCTCGAGCGAGGCCTCCAACACCGACAAGGTGGTGGTGCACATCTCCGAGGCGCGCCAGAGCGGCATCGAGGTGCTGCAGCCGGACGTGAACGAGAGCCAGGCGGCGTTCAGCGCGCTGCCGGCGGCGCCCGGCGCAAAGCACAAGGGGCAGATCCGCTTCGGGCTCGGCGCGGTGAAGGGCGTCGGCGAGTCGGCGGTCGAGGCCATCCTCAAGGCGCGCGCCGAGGGCGGGCCGTTCAAGGGCCTCTTCGACCTCGCCAGCCGGGTGGACATCCGCCGCATCAACAAGAAGGTGGTGGAGGCGCTGGTGAAGTGCGGCGCGCTCGACTTCGAGGGCGTGCCGCGCTGGCAGCTCTTCCACGGCATCGAGGCGGCCTTCGCGGCCGGCTCGTCGGCCCAGGCCGACCGGCTCTCCGGGCAGAAGAGCCTGTTCGGCGCGCTCACCGCGGCGGTGGAGGTGAAGCCGCGCTACCCGCTGCCCGGCGATCTGGTGGGCGAGGCCCGGGTCGAGGAGTGGCCGGAGCGGGTGCGGCTCGCCTTCGAGAAGGAGGCGCTCGGGTTCTACCTCACGGGTCACCCGCTGCAGGGCTCGGAGAAGGAGGCGCGGCGCTACGCCTCGTGCACCTGCGCGCAGGTCGCCGCGAAGCGGCAGGACGACAAGGTCACCGTGGTAGGGGTGGTCGCTTCACTCAGAGAGAAACAGAACAAGGAGAAGGGCACCCGCTTCGGCTTCCTCACCCTGGAGGACCTCACCGGTACCACCGAGGTGATCTGCTGGGGCAGCCGGCCCGCGCAGGGGAACCGCCCCGCGCAGAAGGGCTGGGCCGACTGGGAGGAGATCGTGAAGCGGGACGAGCCCATCATCGTCCACGGGCAGGTCCGGATGAACTCGCGCGACGAGGAGAACCCCCGGGCCGAGATCACCGCCCTCGAGATCGAGCTCCTCTCCACCGTCCGCACGCAGAAGACGAAGGAGGTGTCGCTGCGCATCGACGCCGACGCGCTCACGCCCGAGCGCGCCACCGAGCTCAAGGCGCTGCTCGGCCGCCACGGCGGCGGCTGCGCGGTGACCGTGCGCGCGGTCGTGCCCCGCGAGACCGAGACCACCATCCGCGTGCCGCAGCGCATCCGGCCCTCGGACGAGCTGCTCGAGGCCGCCCGGAGGCTCGGGTTCGAGGTGGAGCTTCACTGA
- a CDS encoding helix-turn-helix transcriptional regulator, with translation MLRATSRASSPRGASAYCDPEFHLQCDRQAEEILRSFWNVAADGVALPVELRGLAEGAQSSEPGIRRCLTVERLGERLRIEVTAVGKGRTQLHLWREGVPTAVPSPGEPVVATAADGLTQREREVALLVADGLRSREVAERLGIASQTVKSHLKTIFDKLGVRNRVELARRLEQR, from the coding sequence ATGCTGCGAGCGACGTCCCGCGCTTCTTCGCCGAGAGGTGCCTCAGCCTACTGCGACCCCGAGTTCCATCTGCAGTGCGATCGGCAGGCGGAGGAGATCCTCCGCTCCTTCTGGAACGTGGCGGCCGACGGGGTAGCCCTTCCGGTCGAGCTCAGGGGCCTGGCGGAGGGCGCGCAGTCGAGCGAGCCCGGCATCCGGCGCTGCCTCACCGTCGAGCGCCTCGGCGAGCGGCTTCGCATCGAGGTGACCGCCGTCGGCAAGGGGCGCACGCAGCTCCACCTCTGGCGGGAGGGCGTCCCCACCGCCGTGCCCTCGCCCGGTGAGCCGGTCGTCGCCACCGCTGCCGACGGCCTCACCCAGCGCGAGCGCGAGGTGGCGCTGCTCGTGGCCGACGGCCTGCGGTCGCGCGAGGTGGCCGAGCGGCTCGGCATCGCCTCGCAGACGGTGAAGAGCCACCTGAAGACCATCTTCGACAAGCTGGGCGTGCGGAACCGCGTCGAGCTGGCGCGCCGCCTCGAGCAGCGCTAG
- a CDS encoding threonine ammonia-lyase: MVTLEDVQAARQRIAEHIYLSPCARSETFSRAIGAHGFLKLENLQMTGAYKERGALNKLLTMPPAERAKGLVAASAGNHAQAVAYHAGRLGVAATIVMPEATPLLKVVNTRGHGAEVVLHGANYDEAYAEARRLEATQGLTFVHPFDDPAVIAGQGTLALELLEQVPDLDAVLVPVGGGGLVSGVAAALKAKAPQVRVIGVETEVLPCMLASLEEGRLVSVEAATTVADGIAVKRPGELTFQHVQQLVDEVVTVSEEEIASAILYLLEKEKTVAEGAGAVAVAALLNHKVHGLEGKRVVALVSGGNIDVNVIARIIERGLAKEGRLVRIIVHLPDKPGQLAKVSAAVASHRANVIEVHHTRAFSHRFGDTTLQLTLETRGHDHVEEILRALRERGYHVERV; encoded by the coding sequence CTGGTCACCCTCGAGGACGTCCAGGCCGCGCGGCAGCGCATCGCCGAGCACATCTACCTCTCGCCGTGCGCTCGCAGCGAGACCTTCTCGCGCGCCATCGGCGCCCACGGGTTCCTGAAGCTCGAGAACCTCCAGATGACGGGCGCCTACAAGGAGCGCGGCGCCCTCAACAAGCTCCTCACCATGCCGCCGGCCGAGCGGGCCAAGGGGCTCGTCGCCGCCAGCGCCGGCAACCACGCGCAGGCCGTCGCCTACCACGCCGGCCGGCTCGGGGTCGCCGCCACCATCGTGATGCCGGAGGCGACGCCGCTGCTCAAGGTGGTGAACACGCGCGGCCACGGCGCCGAGGTGGTGCTGCACGGCGCCAACTACGACGAGGCGTACGCCGAGGCGCGCCGGCTCGAGGCGACGCAGGGGCTCACCTTCGTCCACCCGTTCGACGATCCGGCCGTCATCGCCGGCCAGGGCACGCTGGCGCTGGAGCTCCTCGAGCAGGTGCCCGACCTCGACGCGGTGCTGGTGCCGGTGGGCGGCGGCGGGCTCGTGTCGGGCGTGGCGGCGGCGCTCAAGGCCAAGGCGCCGCAGGTGCGGGTGATCGGCGTCGAGACCGAGGTGCTCCCCTGCATGCTCGCCTCGCTCGAGGAGGGGCGCCTCGTCTCGGTCGAGGCGGCGACCACCGTCGCGGACGGCATCGCGGTGAAGCGCCCCGGGGAGCTCACCTTCCAGCACGTCCAGCAGCTCGTCGACGAGGTGGTCACCGTCTCCGAGGAGGAGATCGCGAGCGCGATCCTCTACCTGCTCGAGAAGGAGAAGACGGTCGCCGAGGGCGCGGGGGCGGTGGCGGTGGCGGCGCTCCTCAACCACAAGGTGCACGGGCTGGAGGGGAAGCGGGTGGTGGCGCTCGTCTCCGGCGGCAACATCGACGTGAACGTGATCGCCCGCATCATCGAGCGCGGCCTGGCCAAGGAAGGGCGGCTGGTGCGGATCATCGTGCACCTGCCCGACAAGCCGGGGCAGCTCGCCAAGGTCTCGGCGGCGGTGGCGAGCCACCGCGCCAACGTGATCGAGGTGCACCACACCCGCGCGTTCTCGCACCGGTTCGGCGACACCACGCTCCAGCTCACGCTCGAGACGCGCGGCCACGACCACGTGGAGGAGATCCTGCGCGCGCTGCGAGAGCGCGGCTACCACGTGGAGCGCGTCTAG
- the bioF gene encoding 8-amino-7-oxononanoate synthase, whose amino-acid sequence MPGALSWLDGALAGLSAKGLRRALEPLDGAQGPVVSVGGRALVNLCSNDYLGLAADPRLVAAAVAAAQREGAGAGAARLVAGDLPVHGQLERRLASFKHAEAALLFSSGYHANAGIPAALADREDAIFSDRLNHASLIDGCRLSLAKTHRYPHGDVDALARLLRGTPARRKLVVTDAVFGMDGDAAPLAAIAGLCRDEGAMLYVDEAHATGVLGPTGAGWAEAEGIRPDVLMGTLGKALGSFGAFAAGSANLCEWLTSRARTFIFTTALPPAACGAALAALDVLAAEPDRRARVARLAARMKEGLAALGFDVSRVVAPIFPVVLGEEAVALEASRRMRERGFLVRAIRPPTVPAGTSRLRVSLTAGHTEAQVDAFLAALREVVAGLRRC is encoded by the coding sequence GTGCCCGGCGCGCTCTCCTGGCTCGACGGCGCCCTCGCCGGCCTCTCGGCGAAGGGGCTCCGCCGCGCGCTCGAGCCGCTCGACGGGGCGCAGGGCCCGGTGGTGAGCGTCGGCGGGCGCGCGCTCGTGAACCTCTGCTCGAACGACTACCTCGGCCTCGCCGCCGACCCGCGGCTAGTCGCGGCGGCGGTGGCGGCAGCCCAGCGCGAGGGGGCGGGGGCGGGCGCGGCGCGGCTCGTGGCCGGGGACCTGCCGGTCCACGGTCAGCTCGAGCGCCGGCTCGCCTCGTTCAAGCACGCCGAGGCGGCGCTGCTCTTCTCCTCCGGCTACCACGCGAACGCCGGCATCCCGGCGGCGCTGGCGGACCGCGAGGACGCCATCTTCTCCGACCGGCTCAACCACGCCTCGCTCATCGACGGCTGCCGGCTCTCGCTCGCCAAGACGCACCGCTACCCGCACGGCGACGTGGACGCCTTGGCGCGGCTCCTGCGCGGCACGCCCGCGCGCCGCAAGCTCGTCGTCACCGACGCCGTGTTCGGGATGGACGGCGACGCGGCGCCGCTGGCGGCCATCGCCGGGCTGTGCCGCGACGAGGGCGCCATGCTCTACGTCGACGAGGCGCACGCCACCGGCGTGCTCGGCCCCACCGGCGCGGGCTGGGCCGAGGCGGAGGGGATCCGCCCGGACGTGCTCATGGGCACCCTCGGCAAGGCGCTCGGCAGCTTCGGGGCCTTCGCGGCGGGGTCCGCGAACCTGTGCGAGTGGCTCACCTCGCGCGCCCGGACCTTCATCTTCACCACCGCGCTGCCGCCCGCCGCCTGCGGCGCGGCGCTGGCGGCCCTCGACGTCCTCGCCGCCGAGCCCGACCGGCGCGCGCGCGTCGCGCGGCTGGCGGCCCGGATGAAGGAGGGGCTGGCCGCGCTCGGCTTCGACGTGTCGCGGGTGGTGGCGCCCATCTTCCCGGTGGTGCTGGGGGAGGAGGCGGTGGCGCTCGAGGCGTCGCGCCGGATGCGCGAGCGCGGGTTCCTGGTCCGCGCCATCCGCCCCCCGACGGTGCCGGCCGGCACGAGCCGCCTGCGGGTGTCGCTCACCGCCGGCCACACCGAGGCGCAGGTGGACGCGTTCCTGGCGGCGCTGCGCGAGGTGGTGGCCGGCCTGCGCCGGTGCTAG
- the bioB gene encoding biotin synthase BioB yields the protein MCTDSCANPKPLPPGVEPISGEEARRLIHHTAGPELEALLARARAVREAVHGTGVSLCGIVNAKSGHCPEDCGFCQQSAHFKDTGAPEYPMMSAREIADQAKAAEAAGAREFSVVTSGTRLAKESELATLEEAIRLIRAETTVEPCASLGLMRRPELERLKRAGLQHYHHNLETSRSHFDQVCTTHSYDEQLETIRAAKELGYQLCTGGILGMGETPEQRVELAETLREVGTHCVPLNFLNPRPGTPMAHLRAITAGECLAAIAVFRLMLPAAHLFVMGGREVNLGAEQHRIFDAGADGTMVGNYLTSAGTQPHEVVEMVRGKGYELRPTPDAERWAFHGEAPRETGWNRRAAEGDRKRALPVVR from the coding sequence ATGTGCACGGACTCCTGCGCGAACCCGAAGCCGCTCCCCCCCGGCGTCGAGCCCATCAGCGGCGAGGAGGCGCGCCGGCTCATCCACCACACCGCCGGCCCGGAGCTGGAGGCGCTGCTCGCCCGCGCCCGCGCGGTCCGCGAGGCGGTCCACGGCACCGGGGTCTCCCTGTGCGGCATCGTCAACGCGAAGAGCGGGCACTGCCCGGAGGACTGCGGCTTCTGCCAGCAGTCGGCGCACTTCAAGGACACCGGCGCGCCGGAGTACCCGATGATGAGCGCGCGCGAGATCGCGGACCAGGCCAAGGCGGCGGAGGCGGCCGGCGCGCGCGAGTTCTCGGTGGTCACCTCCGGCACGCGCCTCGCCAAGGAGAGCGAGCTCGCCACGCTGGAGGAGGCGATCCGGCTCATCCGCGCGGAGACGACGGTGGAGCCGTGCGCCTCGCTCGGCCTCATGCGGCGGCCGGAGCTCGAGCGCCTCAAGCGCGCCGGGCTCCAGCACTACCACCACAACCTCGAGACCTCGCGCAGCCACTTCGACCAGGTGTGCACGACGCACAGCTACGACGAGCAGCTCGAGACCATCCGCGCCGCCAAGGAGCTCGGCTACCAGCTCTGCACCGGCGGCATCCTCGGCATGGGCGAGACGCCCGAGCAGCGGGTCGAGCTGGCGGAGACCCTGCGCGAGGTGGGCACCCACTGCGTGCCCCTGAACTTCCTCAACCCCCGGCCCGGCACGCCCATGGCGCACCTCCGGGCGATCACCGCCGGGGAGTGCCTGGCCGCCATCGCCGTCTTCCGGCTGATGCTCCCCGCCGCCCACCTCTTCGTCATGGGCGGGCGCGAGGTGAACCTGGGCGCGGAGCAGCACCGGATCTTCGACGCCGGCGCGGACGGCACCATGGTCGGCAACTACCTCACGAGCGCCGGGACGCAGCCGCACGAGGTGGTGGAGATGGTGCGCGGCAAGGGGTACGAGCTGCGCCCGACCCCGGACGCCGAGCGCTGGGCCTTCCACGGCGAGGCGCCGCGCGAGACCGGCTGGAACCGCCGCGCCGCCGAGGGCGATCGCAAGCGGGCGCTGCCGGTGGTGCGGTAG